CTAAAGAGATGGATGCCCTCTGGGAAAAGAATAATTGGTCACAGGAAACAATGGACGAATGGGCAAATACACATTTAAGAATTAATAATGCAATTACTTCATGAAAATTGTATTGGATTCAAATGTTCTGTTGGTTTCAGTTCCATCAAAATCAAAATATCGTATAATATTTGATAAATTTTTAAGCCGTCATTTTGAATTGATTATCAGCAATGATATCCTCACTGAATATATAGAGTTACTCTCAATCAAAGCAAATAGTAATGTATCGGCAAATATTGCAGAAACGCTGCTGTTTTCAAAAAATGTAACAATGCAACAAATTTATTACAATTTTAATTTAATCGAAATTGATAAGGATGACAACAAATTCGTTGATTGTGCTATTGCCGGAGGAGCTGATTATATTGTAACAAATGATAAACATTTTAATATTTTGAAACAGATTGATTTTCCAAAAGTAAGTGTAATTTCGATAGATGAGTTTATTGAGTTACTAAAAAATTGATTATTTACCTCAATATCTGATTTAACTACACAGATGTATGTACCTGGTGAAAAAGTAATTTGATAGTCAGGGTTCAGGGTTCAGTAGTCTGGGTACGCGGTAGTTGGGGTACAGCGTTCAGTTGTCAGGGTATAGGAATTGCTTGGCTTGTTTTCACATTCCGGTTTTTATCACGTAGTGATTAAATCTCTGTAACATAACAAAATCATAAAACGAAACTACCTCGTAGAGGTTGAATACCAACTTAATATAATCCCCTTGTGATATAACCCGTGAAAGAAACAACTGGCTTCAGCCCTTTGCGACAAAAGAAATGGTATATAAGCCATTCGTGATAAATATTCAGATGAATCAGAAAAGAACTCCGCGAAATCCGCGATTCAGAATAATTTACTCACTGCATAATAAAATCAACACTTCCAAAAACTACTCCGATGGACTTAATATTTTTCAACCACCATAGTTTAAACAATCCGGTAGCTATGCTTCATTATTTCTTTAACAAATAAATCACTTGTATTGAAATCTTCAGGTCTGAAAGGTAGGGGCGAAATATCGGTGTCTATTGCAAATATAGCATCTGTCATTTTTTCAAGGTCATAATATCTGCTACCTTCAAATTTATCGGACACTATGGCAACATCAATGTCGCTCCACTTATTGTATGTACCTTTTGCATAAGAGCCAAAAATCAATGCCTCCTCTACCGGAATTTGTGATTTTTCTAAATATTCCACAAATTTTCTGATTTTTTCAATTATTGCTTCAGGGATTTCAGACACTTTATCAACTCCTGGGTTTTGAGAAGTATTTCATAAGTAAACTCATAATTTGCAACAGCTTTAATACTGTTCTTATATTCTGGATAGCGACCTTCTATATTGAACCTGTTTAACTGGTTCATAAATCTTAAATTATCATCAGCAACTTCAAGTTGTGAAGATTTTGCAAGTTTTACCAAGTCATGTATCTTAGGAGGATGTTCCTTGCATTGTTGAATATATAAACCCTTCAAAATTTTCTCAACAGATAAATGACAGATAAATAAGCACTATAGATAATGCTTATTTTTAAAATTCGATTCAGCAACTATAAAATCATCATCTGATAAATCGAACCAATATTGTATTTGTTCATCTGTATTCATATCTGGATTTTATTATCAAAAATATTAAAGAATTACGTATTATTTAAAAATAAATTTTAAATAGTGTCTGACAGAAAAGTAATAATAAATTGTTTTGTCACATTGAGCGAAGTCGAAATGTGTTCATTA
This window of the Ignavibacteriota bacterium genome carries:
- a CDS encoding nucleotidyltransferase domain-containing protein, with the protein product MSEIPEAIIEKIRKFVEYLEKSQIPVEEALIFGSYAKGTYNKWSDIDVAIVSDKFEGSRYYDLEKMTDAIFAIDTDISPLPFRPEDFNTSDLFVKEIMKHSYRIV
- a CDS encoding HEPN domain-containing protein, yielding MKGLYIQQCKEHPPKIHDLVKLAKSSQLEVADDNLRFMNQLNRFNIEGRYPEYKNSIKAVANYEFTYEILLKTQELIKCLKSLKQ
- a CDS encoding putative toxin-antitoxin system toxin component, PIN family, whose amino-acid sequence is MKIVLDSNVLLVSVPSKSKYRIIFDKFLSRHFELIISNDILTEYIELLSIKANSNVSANIAETLLFSKNVTMQQIYYNFNLIEIDKDDNKFVDCAIAGGADYIVTNDKHFNILKQIDFPKVSVISIDEFIELLKN